The DNA sequence GCAGGAGCATCACTGCCTGGTATGAAAACAGCACCTAACGGGACTGCAAGGCCCTGCAAATAAAGATTCATTCTGAACACACCATAGGCTCTGCTCTACCCTGCATAAAGAATGTTTATACCACATGCTGAAAAACAAGGCAAGAAAAATTATATAAGATCCCAGCCAAAGGCATAACTGCCTTTTTATCCTGCTGAGGTTGGTAAGAAGGTGCCAATTACACCAGGCCAGCACTGAGAGACTCAGGAGGAGCTTCTCATAGCAAACCACAAGAATACTGAATAATAACCCTGGTTTATCCTAAACACTGGCATTTATTGATTACTACCACTACTAAATATTTAAGGAACTGACAACTGTTCATTTTACAGGATTTTAATCTAtcagaggaaatattaaaatattggtTTGAAGGTTAACATGAGCAAAATGATTCTCTCCCATTGTACACGTCTAAGTGCGTTCAGTCGAAGATGGTGTTTGCCAGAAACATTAGAGGTGCTTCAAACTCCTTTAGAGGAGTACAAAATGACTGCTGATATGGAGCTGTGAAGGATCTTTTAAATAATCAATCATAGAAAATGCTGGGAAATAAAGGTAAGCAAATATTAACTCATTCCCATTGAACAAATGCCTGTGTGTACATAACAGTAGTGGTTCCCTACATTTTTTGCTTGTGACCCTTGAACTCTAATACTCAGTTTGGGATCCTGGCGACCCTAGGCACTCtgtaaaatgattaaaacatACATAACAGTTTTATCACATTGATAATTGATGACTTGTCTCCCATGATGATTGCCTATAACCATgaattagaaaaaaatgttgcgcacagattaaaggaatacttcacccccaaaatgatcatttgtatatcaattacttaGTCTGTGTTATAATGTAATTGCAAAGAAAAcatttcttgcatgcctcctgTTAAACCGCCAAACTTTGATGAATTGAAACCATTGAGGACAGCATATTCACTGTCTTTGGCAAACTTCACCAGATGTCCTCCCCCCATATTATTCTTGTATGTGAATGCATACTGGCATTTCTTAAAAAACACGTCACATCACATTACCCTGTGGTCAGCCCTTTCCAACgggaactgaaagtgaaacttttcTACGCTTTTACTTTCAGTCTTGCTCACACAAGAATTTGTTTTAACTTGAGGAAGACAAATTACATACATAAAAGGCTGACAGTAAGGTAATgcaatgtgtttgggaagtactgagcatacagctgGATACATGAGACTCATTGTGTGAgcgtttgtaaacagatgttttaatatagttttgctgttgttaaatgtggtcccctTTTACCTCAATTCGTTTGTCgattttggattcttcgttgaTGGTGGAGGTACATGGGAAAAACGTCTCTTGAATTAAAcctaacacagggtgagtaactgattaGTATTGCTTCaatattgtacttaagtacttgCCTTCTTTGAGTTAAAAGAATAAACAGACTTTTGTGTGACTGGTCTGGGTTCAGTTTGTGTGAGGGTAAGGCAACGCTACTCGTCAACATGGAGTGGCTGCACCTGGccattaaagaaaaaacaaaaaacctagAGCAAAGGGAAACAATTGTGCGTCTCTCCTGGTTGTGCCGATGACATTACCCCGTCCCTAGACAGATTAATATGCATACATCAGCATTCACTTTGATGTGATGAATATTCCACCAATAACAAATGTATACTcctcgacacacacacagtgttggtCCTCTCAGATCCCTAATTGCATTAGTATAATGTTCAAGATTCACATAACCAGAAGAGACTGCAGAGTAATGAAAAGCACTTCTTTTTAATCAAATGGATTACACTTTTATTgggaaattaaataaaacaatgcaaTGTTGTGAGggaaaagcaaaacaacatTGTCCAAAGTGTTAAAACTACATATAAAAAATGCAGATAAAAGAGAATGAGACAAGATTGATCGCATATATCGGACAGTGACAAAACAACTAATAGTAAATAGTAAAAGATTTGGGGGGGAGGGCGTCGGGGGACTGACAATGAGCTCCATCTATGAACAGGATATTTATTCAAACGGTAACCGGTGGCATCTTTGTATGGCATGTTGTGTACTGTGTACCACGAAATACAAAGCTCCAATCTGTTGCAGAGAGACACAACCTGGTCCAGGAATTTTGCTACTTTTCGGAGTGCCGTGCAGATTCAGCAGAACTAggacacaaagaaacacaaattaaCACCCAGATACTAAAATACGATCAAGTCAGAAACAGAtagctgaaaaaaacaaaaaaatctttccAAATCAACAAAGATTTGTAAATATAGTGTGGAGACACttcaacaataaaacaacaactcaatGTACAGTTAGCTGAAGGGTTCCAAGACCGAGTCAGTGAAGCCCACAATAACAAACATACCTTCCATCTATTTCCACATTGATTGCAGAAGACAAATGTGGTCATCGGTTCATCAGCACTGCGAGTTTGAACCTgggaaagacagaaacatgcaCAAAGTATTCATCACGATATCATATTGAACAAAGCACTGTCTAAACTGACTTTAAACCAGGAAAAACTTATCAAGTCACCACTCTGCTCTGAAGTTAATGGACATGCCACATTCTGGTTTTTACAATGCACTGtgttattttaaccaaaccaaGTACACTGAGTCAATGGGCCCTATCTTACACCTGGTTCGAAGCTGCGCACAGCGCAGTGCAACCATCATTGCTAATTTCAGATCAACAGAGTTGTCATTTTAATTGCCAGCATCCATGATGTGTAAGTACTTGTGCCCATGTGAGGTGTAGTCAGGTGCACTGCTGACATATTACTATTTTAAGGCAGCACAAAGTGATTGCGCTAttgacaaaaacctggtctataGTCAATGCTATCCACTGATTAACAGACCTACCGAGAAGAAATACACGTGGGCCCATTTAGAGTGTTTATGCTGTCAAGTTTGAAACCATCTGTAACACGGATATTAAGATGCGCCTACATAGAAGGGTTCACAACATGTGTACACTGCTTGTTACACAAGGGTGCGCAGATCGGTTGCAGGTGGGTGAATTAATAGATCATTAAATGgtgaaaatattaattacattctttaaaatgtgaacatagcgagaacagagctgctgtctgactccCCATTACAAGACTTTGCATTTATGCATGAGGAGCAGCGTAACTTTACTGATTATTTCAGATTCATTTTATCgctacagtttttagttttgctgccttaaggcctttgcacactgaggctgttttgtttttttttccggatgctatttttttaatccatcatTCGAAAAAAAATCGGtatgcacagaaaccttgcacaccgattctgatgtgttttattcttatatttgttgtgaaaattcacaatgcgtgacaaaattaaaagacacatttcGTCCTATACCTCTCTCCTTtggagttacctatctggctgtcaccactccctccctgtctgtctgtcatttggCACCAAAACTGCAAGAAGGGGTGGAGCTGTCCTCCCCATTCTGTGTGCAGTCCACATCCTCCACCacgtcatcatcatccacctgattATACTACTATCTGCCCTGTTGAAAtgagctatctgagttatgaaatgattctgtgcagCCCGTTCCTCTGTTTTGTTGAAGCTGTGTCCCAACACCAAGTTTTCTTCACTGATTGTTGGCCAAATgtctctaaaggctctgacCGATgccaaaaatacagaaaatcgAACCTGTTCTGAAAATTTCAATGATGGATGAACGtgtcagactcagtgtgcaaaggccttaaatGTCACAGGATATTTGCTGCAGTAACATTACTCTCAGCAAAAACCACTCACATCTCTAATTTACCGAATCCACCATGTAAACAGCAGTGCGCCgggtgcagacacacctggctTGTAAAGGGAATGGAAcatgacactctgattggttgaattcatgCTATGCATTAAAAAAACTATGATCaattaagggactaaatacaacccctCTACCCCTTGCGCCTTACGTTGCGCCCAGATTATGCACCGTTTAACAACCAAAAGTGGTCGGACACGCCCTAAATGCGATTAAGACAATGCATATAAACAGGTCCTGTTAACAACTTTTCCAGCAGAGTTGTAATTATGTGACGTTTATGTTGGGACAACTAAAAGAAACCCAAGTATGGAACAGTGATGAAATTATTATGAGCACACCTGTAACTTGGCACAGACTAGATGTAATCTCTTGTTAAACCAATTTTACCATCAGCCATAACATCCTTCTCTCACTGCCTCAGTTAAAATGAAGCACAAATGGCCATCTGTACCTGTGTGTAGGTGCAGCTCTTCCCCTTGCACTTGCCACAGGTGAATAGATCAGTCTGAGTGCCTCCAGTGGTGGCCATCTGGTGGTCCCTGACAGCCTCTTTGGTCAAATTCTTTCTCATCTCCTTCAGCTCATCACTGGCCATTTCCTACACAAACACAAGAGGTACATAAATTTGTATCTGCTACTGCTGTAACAAGAGACATACACCATATGATCAAGTTATACCAATGTAAGTAAAAATAGTTTGCAACAACAGTGTTTGAATAGCTAAACTACTGACTGTGTGCAAATTCTAGGATCTTTAGGACTGAGCAACCAACTGCCAACACACCTCTGCGGTCATCTTGGCCATCCGCTCAGGGGTTACACTCCCACATAGCACAGTCCTCCTTAAATTAGGGTTCTTCACGTCCTTCAAATTCGAGATCCGGCTCCGCACACGGttcttgtatttcatgtctgtgTTCTTAAACTCTTGAAAGATAAGTGATAGTAGGTCAAGGAATTCAACTTCTGCGATGTAATCTTTACAGCCTTTTAAGTGTGTTTGTAATGAAACATGAAGTGGATTAACTGGTTTGCTGATTGGCTAAAATGGATCCACAAagattttgacaaataaaatgtgtaacattcacattttttaacataTCACAAAATATTAAACTAAATAAAGGATtaataatcatgaaaataaaggttAGGCATGGCTTTTGTGTACTTCTTTATATCACCAGCATCTAAAAAACCATTCACATAAGTAatttaaaacacagaaacatccagAATGTAACACAAACATCTGCTTCAGACACATTTCCCATTCAAAATAAAGGATATCTTCCTCGATCTGTGCTCCAAGTTCATCACAATCAGCACCAATAGCaatataatcatctgaaaagaaagaacaaatCAGAGGTTGGCCATAAAGTGTTGAAAAATACCATGAATGAAGACAATACTAACTGACCACAATGACGGATATCCTATGTAAATAAGTGTGTTGTCCATATTGTTGTATTGGCAGGATTACCTCCAGTCTGCAGAGCATTGGCCAGCATCTCTCTGCACTTGAGCCTGATAGAGTCGGAGGTGTTGGGGGCACGAGGGAAGGTGTTGATCAGTGTGTTGGTTGAAACTTCAGCGGGCTCGCTCTTGCTGCTGGAGTtactgctggagctgctgtagGAGCAATGTGAGAAGAGAGCTTGAATCAGCAACTGGAGCAAACCAGTGCAGGAAATGAATTCCATTGCTGCACTCAAAAATGTGTCGACCATCAGTAATGataaaacatatgaaaaaatatatatcattatCTTTCTTGTTACCTCTCTTCTTTTGCCTCTGGGCTTCCCTGCGAAGGGGAAACAACTGGTGTTGTTTGCTCTTTCCTCTTTTCATCTGAAGGTTTCTCTCCACCACCTGGCTCATCTGGGGCACAAGAGGCAAAAGTCAAGGAAGTGACGACACAACGAGAGCGACATAAGAGAAGAACAATTAACAAACAGCTAGCCTAACGGCATTCCTGTAATGGTTCTTTACaatgttttgtagttttgtatAGTTGTGGTTCTCAGACTTTTTTAGGTAATACACCCCTTGTGAAACACTGTTTCGGCCCACTGACCAGCGCAAAACATTTAAGTTgaggtttttttaaaaaaaaaaaaaaaaaaagtacaatacaGCTCTGTGGCATCAGTGTCTATTTACAAATGACAACAAATGCTACATTCCAAATGTTTACAGTCCATCACTATATTCATGGCAAACCAGTGTTTtttctgcacagaagggctcccccaccctgggtttgaactaGGAACCCCCTTGCTGTGAGGCCCACAATTAATTTGCACagtgaatgaatattagatatattGAACAGTACTGTATTTCACGTctgtgggccatcacgataagagtatgcatgcataataagATGTTAATTCCGCTACAGACGAGACTTAATGATCAGtaaaattaggtagggaaaaCAGTGGATGCATCAATATCAGTATTGGTTATCCACCAAATGAGCTGTTACATCTGCATtattggatatcagcaaaaaatccaatctCATGCATCCCTACCCTCAATGTAGAACTATTGCGGGAGAAAATTTTTGAATCAAACGGGAGGCCTCTTGTCAACCCCAACATCAACAAAACGCGAGCTAAAACTGAATTTTCACAAAAGCAGCAATTAAGCAGAAAAGAACCACTGAAATAGAAGCAAATTGACATCAATGGCTGGTTAACATGCTGTCATGTGAAACAGTAA is a window from the Epinephelus fuscoguttatus linkage group LG15, E.fuscoguttatus.final_Chr_v1 genome containing:
- the tcea1 gene encoding transcription elongation factor A protein 1 — translated: MGKKEEEEIIRIAKKMDKMAQKKNGAGALDLLKELRNIPMTLELLQSTRIGMSVNAIRKQSTDDEVTSLAKSLIKSWKKLLDEPGGGEKPSDEKRKEQTTPVVSPSQGSPEAKEESSSSSNSSSKSEPAEVSTNTLINTFPRAPNTSDSIRLKCREMLANALQTGDDYIAIGADCDELGAQIEEVIFQEFKNTDMKYKNRVRSRISNLKDVKNPNLRRTVLCGSVTPERMAKMTAEEMASDELKEMRKNLTKEAVRDHQMATTGGTQTDLFTCGKCKGKSCTYTQVQTRSADEPMTTFVFCNQCGNRWKFC